A genomic window from Candidatus Zixiibacteriota bacterium includes:
- the truB gene encoding tRNA pseudouridine(55) synthase TruB: protein MASSPHKYNGILLIDKTTGMTSHDVVQKIRRHLGMRRIGHTGTLDPNATGLLVVCLGNATKVVQFLTDSDKEYEAEIYLGMSSVTFDAEGIDDTQRPAEVPDLDPTDLEQLLADFRGTIQQVVPAYSAVHVNGRRLHEMARKGEDVQPPTREVEISSITVSEFDKPFLRLLVRCSSGTYIRSLAHDIGQKLGCGAYLSNLRRTSIGIHSVDDALTLEDLPSLVQTEQLQSHMLGIGQVLNFAAFTVSDAFRPRVLMGSDLHKDNILAVEGTFAKGDEVLLKDSAGSVLAVGHAQVSVAKLAASHNETLFSYIRVLN, encoded by the coding sequence ATGGCGTCGTCACCACACAAGTATAACGGCATCCTCCTGATTGATAAGACGACTGGTATGACTAGCCACGATGTGGTTCAGAAGATTCGCCGTCATCTTGGTATGCGACGTATCGGCCATACAGGTACGCTTGATCCCAATGCGACTGGCCTACTTGTCGTTTGTCTCGGAAATGCCACCAAAGTTGTGCAGTTTCTTACCGACTCTGACAAGGAATACGAAGCCGAAATATACCTGGGCATGTCCTCCGTCACATTCGACGCAGAGGGCATTGATGATACTCAACGCCCAGCCGAAGTGCCTGATCTGGATCCAACCGACCTGGAACAGTTGTTGGCTGATTTTCGTGGTACGATCCAGCAAGTGGTTCCGGCTTACTCAGCGGTTCATGTTAACGGCCGTCGTCTTCACGAGATGGCCCGTAAGGGTGAAGATGTCCAACCGCCCACACGTGAAGTTGAAATATCGTCCATTACCGTTTCTGAATTCGACAAGCCCTTCCTGCGACTATTGGTTCGGTGTAGTTCGGGTACATACATTCGTTCGTTGGCCCATGATATTGGCCAAAAGCTTGGTTGCGGCGCATATCTGTCAAACCTGCGCCGGACCAGCATAGGGATTCATTCTGTGGATGATGCTCTCACTCTCGAAGATTTACCTTCGCTTGTTCAGACGGAGCAATTGCAAAGTCATATGCTCGGGATCGGACAAGTGCTCAACTTTGCGGCTTTCACCGTCTCGGATGCTTTTCGACCTCGTGTGCTGATGGGCAGTGATCTGCACAAGGACAATATCCTTGCAGTTGAGGGAACCTTCGCTAAAGGGGACGAAGTACTCCTCAAGGACAGTGCCGGGTCGGTTCTGGCGGTGGGGCACGCACAAGTCTCGGTGGCGAAGTTGGCTGCTTCTCATAATGAAACGCTCTTTAGCTACATCAGGGTACTCAATTGA
- a CDS encoding bifunctional riboflavin kinase/FAD synthetase: MTTTFIQGIESYQRPSSASVIATIGTFDGIHRGHQEIFRRVRMQSEANGTEAVLITFHPHPRMLVTPANVPLLLTTIEEKGKFVPDFFDGKVLILPFNEKLMKTPAVEFVRDTLVERIGIKKLIVGYDHTFGRYRQGDIPALEAMGKDMGFDVEVVEPVLVDGEPVSSTRIRKAILGGNYEDALNLLGHDYAIYGTVERGIGMGHRLGFPTANVKYSDRKLLPVEGVYACRVEVESDCYQGMMFIGRNHLNPQQCISVEANLFEFDHDIYDRQITVYPIRFVRENRKFDSTELLVEQIEQDKKQVINMFKKELASEFVKRA, encoded by the coding sequence TTGACGACGACTTTCATACAGGGTATAGAGAGCTATCAGCGCCCATCGAGTGCTTCCGTAATTGCTACCATTGGTACTTTTGACGGTATCCACCGTGGTCATCAGGAGATATTCCGTCGAGTGCGCATGCAGAGTGAGGCCAACGGTACTGAGGCTGTACTCATCACTTTCCATCCCCATCCACGTATGCTCGTGACTCCGGCCAACGTACCGCTTCTGCTGACAACAATTGAGGAGAAGGGGAAGTTTGTTCCTGATTTCTTCGACGGTAAGGTTTTGATCCTTCCCTTTAACGAGAAGTTGATGAAGACTCCGGCGGTGGAGTTTGTTAGAGATACACTGGTTGAACGGATTGGCATTAAGAAGCTCATTGTTGGCTACGATCATACTTTCGGCAGGTATCGACAGGGAGATATTCCGGCTCTGGAGGCGATGGGAAAAGATATGGGGTTTGATGTTGAAGTCGTTGAGCCGGTTCTGGTCGATGGCGAACCAGTATCATCGACGCGTATCCGGAAGGCGATTCTCGGTGGTAACTATGAAGACGCGCTGAATCTCCTTGGACACGATTACGCCATCTATGGAACAGTCGAGCGTGGTATTGGAATGGGACACAGGCTTGGTTTCCCGACCGCCAACGTCAAGTACTCAGACCGCAAGCTGCTCCCTGTTGAAGGCGTCTATGCTTGTCGTGTCGAAGTTGAGAGCGATTGTTATCAGGGGATGATGTTCATTGGGCGCAATCACCTTAACCCGCAGCAGTGTATTTCTGTCGAGGCCAATCTTTTTGAGTTTGACCACGACATCTATGATAGGCAAATTACAGTATACCCGATTCGTTTCGTAAGGGAGAATCGGAAGTTTGATTCGACCGAGTTGTTGGTCGAACAAATAGAACAAGATAAGAAGCAAGTGATTAATATGTTTAAGAAGGAGTTGGCAAGTGAGTTTGTCAAAAGAGCATAA
- the rpsO gene encoding 30S ribosomal protein S15: MSLSKEHKAQIITDNRLHKTDTGSPEVQVALLTARVSHLTDHMKSHKKDFHTRLGLLKLVGQRRRLLDYLKRTDIESYRQLILELGLRR; this comes from the coding sequence GTGAGTTTGTCAAAAGAGCATAAGGCTCAGATTATTACAGACAATCGGTTGCATAAAACCGATACGGGTTCACCTGAGGTTCAGGTTGCCCTGTTAACGGCTCGTGTCAGTCATCTGACTGACCACATGAAGAGCCACAAGAAGGACTTCCATACCCGCCTGGGTCTGTTGAAGTTGGTCGGCCAGCGACGACGTCTGCTGGACTATTTGAAACGAACGGATATCGAAAGTTATCGCCAACTCATTTTGGAGTTGGGATTACGCAGGTAA
- a CDS encoding polyribonucleotide nucleotidyltransferase has translation MSHRVEFEFGGRTMIIESDHLAKQANGAVTVQYGDSMVLSTVCSNSEPKLGFDFFPLTVEYRERSYAAGKIPGGFFKREGRPSEKEILSCRIIDRPIRPLFPKDFRGETQCINFVVSHDQQNDTDVLALTGTGAALAISDVPFAKTIAGVRVGRLDGEFVVNPTFEQLEECDIYVVLAGSEDAIAMVEGGGRETSEDDMVAALQFGHDHVKILIEKINELKAVCGKPDMEYTPVLVDETLVAKVKDMVSSSLGEYNAIADKNERHTAKKNLTKKIVEALAEEFPDSARDIGNIVHDLDNEVMRGMILNDNKRIDGRHLDEVRSINCEVGFLPRVHGSAIFTRGQTQSLVAVTLGTKVDEQRLDELEGESHKSYMLHYNFPPFSTGETKMIRGTNRREIGHGALAERALLPVIPVEENFPYTIRIVSDIMESNGSSSMASVCGGSLSMMDAGVPIKSAVAGIAMGLIKEGDQIAVLTDILGDEDHFGDMDFKVTGTTEGVTAIQMDIKCTGLKIETLRDALGKARTARLHILEKMNATIPQHREDLSQFAPRIITIKIPPGKIGDVIGPGGKIIRAIVEETGAKVDIQDDGTVLIASVSGESGRMALERIESITQEAEVGKTYKGIVRRVTAFGAFVEIFPGTDGLVHISELDIGRVERVEDILNLGDTVDVKCLNVDPDGKVRLSRRALLPGGDDRPPEQSRPPRRDNNRRPSRPPRR, from the coding sequence ATGTCACATCGTGTAGAATTTGAATTTGGTGGTCGTACAATGATCATTGAGAGCGACCACCTCGCAAAACAGGCCAATGGGGCTGTCACCGTTCAATACGGCGATTCCATGGTCTTGTCCACTGTCTGTTCCAACTCGGAACCCAAACTTGGTTTCGATTTCTTTCCGCTCACTGTTGAGTATCGTGAACGGTCCTATGCAGCAGGCAAAATCCCGGGCGGCTTTTTCAAGCGAGAAGGTCGACCTTCAGAGAAAGAAATTCTTTCCTGCCGGATTATCGATCGACCGATTCGTCCGCTCTTTCCCAAGGATTTCCGAGGTGAGACGCAGTGCATTAACTTCGTCGTATCTCACGATCAGCAAAACGACACCGACGTTCTCGCACTAACCGGAACCGGAGCGGCCCTTGCAATATCCGATGTACCTTTTGCGAAAACGATCGCCGGAGTCCGTGTTGGTCGGCTCGACGGCGAGTTTGTGGTTAATCCTACTTTTGAGCAGCTCGAAGAGTGCGATATTTATGTCGTGCTTGCCGGTTCCGAAGATGCTATTGCGATGGTCGAAGGTGGAGGACGTGAAACTTCCGAGGACGATATGGTCGCGGCGTTGCAATTTGGCCATGATCATGTCAAGATTCTCATTGAGAAAATCAACGAACTGAAGGCAGTCTGCGGCAAGCCCGACATGGAATACACACCGGTGCTGGTTGATGAAACGTTGGTTGCGAAGGTCAAGGACATGGTTAGTTCTAGTCTTGGTGAGTATAATGCTATCGCCGACAAAAACGAACGCCATACGGCCAAGAAGAATCTCACCAAGAAGATTGTGGAAGCTCTTGCAGAAGAATTCCCTGACAGTGCCAGAGACATTGGCAATATCGTTCATGATCTCGATAACGAAGTCATGCGCGGTATGATTCTTAACGACAACAAGCGAATAGACGGACGCCATCTTGATGAAGTTCGTTCGATCAACTGCGAAGTCGGCTTCCTACCGCGAGTACACGGTTCCGCAATTTTCACTCGCGGTCAGACTCAGTCACTGGTAGCTGTGACGCTCGGGACCAAAGTTGACGAACAGAGACTCGACGAATTGGAAGGGGAATCGCACAAGAGCTATATGCTCCACTACAATTTCCCTCCGTTCTCAACCGGCGAGACCAAGATGATTCGCGGCACTAATCGTCGCGAGATTGGTCACGGCGCTCTGGCCGAACGCGCTTTGCTACCCGTTATTCCTGTCGAGGAGAACTTCCCCTATACGATTCGCATCGTTTCCGACATTATGGAATCCAACGGTTCTTCGTCCATGGCTTCCGTTTGCGGCGGCTCGTTATCGATGATGGATGCTGGCGTGCCAATCAAATCAGCCGTCGCCGGCATTGCGATGGGTCTGATCAAAGAGGGCGACCAGATTGCCGTACTGACCGACATCCTCGGCGATGAGGACCATTTCGGTGACATGGACTTTAAGGTCACTGGTACCACCGAAGGTGTAACTGCCATTCAGATGGATATCAAATGTACGGGACTTAAGATCGAAACTTTGCGCGATGCCCTGGGCAAGGCGCGGACAGCCCGGTTACATATTCTGGAAAAGATGAACGCCACAATCCCACAGCATCGTGAGGACCTATCCCAGTTTGCCCCGAGAATCATAACTATTAAGATTCCACCGGGAAAGATTGGTGATGTGATTGGACCTGGCGGTAAGATTATTCGCGCTATCGTCGAAGAGACCGGTGCCAAGGTTGATATTCAGGATGACGGCACAGTGCTGATTGCCTCAGTCAGTGGCGAATCGGGACGTATGGCTCTGGAAAGGATCGAAAGCATCACACAGGAAGCTGAAGTGGGCAAGACCTATAAGGGTATCGTCCGCCGTGTAACTGCTTTTGGTGCGTTTGTTGAAATATTCCCAGGCACTGACGGTCTGGTGCATATCTCCGAGCTTGATATCGGTCGCGTCGAGCGCGTTGAGGATATTCTTAATCTGGGTGACACCGTCGATGTCAAGTGCCTTAATGTTGATCCCGATGGTAAGGTCCGTTTATCGCGTCGCGCCCTTCTGCCGGGTGGAGATGATCGCCCGCCGGAGCAGTCGCGCCCACCACGGAGAGATAACAACCGTCGGCCATCGCGACCTCCGCGTAGATAG
- a CDS encoding insulinase family protein, producing MKIESTIRKSTLRSGLRVVTEKIPAVRSISLGVWIDVGARYESPEENGLSHLIEHMLFKGTKDRTAKQIAEALESVGGSLNAFTSREQTCYTARVLDDQLEKAVDVLADLTCHAKLTPTDLRMEKKVICEEIKEVADTPTDRVHDVFAQTLWGDHPLGQPILGPTENVAHFQRQFILDYLKRNYVAGSILIAASGNVSHRRLVELARKYFQFEGGTAPSAPPAIQPTVGQIVHESGNGEQTHLCLGFPGQSFFSPLKMAALAVNTYLGGGMSSVLFQKIREQRGLAYSVYTFLDFYRDAGVFGTYVGTDKKHIAECVAIILKELERLKKRRLSNLKLQAIKDQLKGQLTLGMESTVAHMNRAARQELYLGEFRSLDQTLEDINRVSTSDVLKYANETFDRSVLAMTTLGPIDEKALRHVL from the coding sequence ATGAAGATAGAGAGCACAATTCGCAAATCAACTCTGAGAAGCGGACTGCGGGTAGTTACTGAAAAGATACCCGCTGTCCGCTCCATTTCGCTTGGCGTCTGGATCGATGTCGGTGCCCGTTACGAGTCTCCCGAAGAGAACGGGCTGTCGCATCTGATTGAGCACATGTTGTTCAAGGGTACTAAGGACCGAACAGCCAAGCAGATTGCGGAGGCGCTCGAATCGGTAGGGGGGAGCCTCAATGCTTTTACGTCGCGCGAGCAGACCTGCTATACTGCGCGGGTACTGGATGATCAACTTGAGAAAGCGGTTGATGTTCTGGCTGATCTTACCTGTCACGCCAAACTGACTCCGACCGATCTCCGGATGGAGAAAAAGGTGATCTGCGAGGAGATCAAAGAGGTGGCTGATACGCCGACAGATCGAGTTCACGATGTTTTTGCGCAGACTCTTTGGGGTGATCATCCTCTGGGTCAGCCTATTCTTGGTCCGACCGAAAATGTGGCTCATTTCCAGCGTCAGTTCATTCTCGATTATTTGAAACGGAACTACGTTGCCGGATCAATACTAATAGCTGCCTCGGGTAATGTTTCTCATCGGCGCTTGGTCGAATTGGCCCGAAAGTACTTCCAGTTCGAAGGTGGCACCGCTCCGTCAGCACCACCTGCTATCCAGCCGACTGTTGGCCAAATTGTTCATGAATCCGGAAATGGCGAGCAAACCCATTTGTGTCTCGGATTCCCCGGACAATCATTTTTCTCGCCCCTCAAGATGGCTGCTTTGGCAGTCAATACTTACCTTGGCGGAGGCATGTCGTCGGTATTATTTCAGAAAATCCGTGAGCAGCGCGGACTGGCCTATTCGGTCTATACCTTTCTCGATTTCTATCGTGACGCCGGAGTATTCGGCACCTATGTCGGGACCGACAAGAAGCACATCGCTGAATGTGTTGCAATTATACTCAAGGAGCTGGAGCGGCTGAAGAAGCGTCGGCTTTCAAATCTCAAGCTTCAGGCGATCAAGGATCAGCTCAAAGGACAACTGACGCTTGGGATGGAATCGACGGTCGCCCATATGAACCGCGCCGCACGACAGGAACTGTACCTCGGAGAGTTTCGATCTCTCGACCAAACCCTGGAAGACATCAATAGGGTTTCGACTTCAGATGTTCTGAAGTATGCCAACGAGACCTTTGACCGATCCGTTTTGGCCATGACAACCCTGGGACCGATAGACGAAAAAGCCCTGAGGCATGTCCTCTGA